From Ailuropoda melanoleuca isolate Jingjing chromosome 8, ASM200744v2, whole genome shotgun sequence, a single genomic window includes:
- the SERPINC1 gene encoding antithrombin-III: MFSNGIGTVAAGKRRVYLLSLLLIGLWGCVTCHWSPVEDICTAKPRDIPVNPMCIYRSAEKKAVEEEGAEQKVPEATNRRVWELSRANSRFATAFYQHLADSKNDNDNIFLSPLSISTAFAMTKLGACDNTLKQLMEVFKFDTISEKTSDQVHFFFAKLNCRLYRKVNKSSELISANRLFGDKSLTFNETYQDISEAVYGAKLQPLDFKENAEQSRMIINKWVSNKTEGRITDVVPQDAINPLTVLVLVNTIYFKGLWKSKFSPENTRKELFYKANGESCSASMMYQEGKFRYRRVAEGTQVLELPFKGDDITMVLILPKPEKRLAKVEQELTPEMLQEWLDDTTETLLVVHVPRFRIEDSFSVKEQLQDMGLVDLFNPDKSRLPGIIAEGRSDLYVSDAFHKAFLEVNEEGSEAAASTAIGIAGRSLNPNKVTFKANRPFLVLIREVALNTIIFTGRVANPCDN; encoded by the exons GAGGGTATATCTTCTGTCCTTGCTGCTCATTGGCCTCTGGGGCTGTGTGACCTGTCACTGGAGCCCCGTGGAGGACATCTGCACGGCCAAGCCCCGGGACATTCCCGTGAATCCCATGTGCATCTACCGGTCCGCAGAGAAGAAGGCCGTCGAGGAGGAGGGCGCAGAGCAGAAGGTCCCCGAGGCCACCAACCGGCGAGTCTGGGAACTGTCCAGAGCCAATTCCCGTTTTGCCACCGCCTTCTACCAGCACCTGGCGGACTCCAAGAATGACAACGACAACATTTTCCTCTCGCCCCTGAGTATCTCCACAGCTTTCGCGATGACCAAGCTGGGTGCCTGCGACAACACCCTCAAGCAGCTGATGGAG GTTTTTAAATTCGATACCATCTCCGAGAAGACATCTGACCAGGTGCACTTTTTCTTTGCCAAACTGAACTGCCGACTCTATCGAAAAGTCAACAAATCCTCGGAGTTAATATCGGCCAACCGCCTTTTTGGAGACAAATCCCTTACCTTCAATGAGACATACCAGGACATCAGCGAGGCGGTGTACGGAGCCAAGCTTCAGCCCCTGGACTTCAAG GAAAATGCAGAGCAGTCCAGAATGATCATCAACAAATGGGTATCCAATAAGACCGAAGGGCGTATCACTGATGTCGTGCCCCAGGATGCCATCAACCCGCTCACGGTCCTGGTGCTGGTCAACACCATTTACTTCAAG GGCCTGTGGAAGTCCAAGTTCAGCCCCGAGAACACAAGGAAGGAGCTGTTCTACAAGGCCAACGGGGAGTCGTGTTCGGCCTCCATGATGTACCAGGAGGGCAAGTTCCGCTACCGGCGAGTGGCAGAAGGCACCCAGGTGCTCGAGCTGCCCTTCAAGGGCGATGACATCACCATGGTGCTCATCCTGCCCAAGCCTGAGAAGCGCCTGGCCAAGGTGGAGCAGGAGCTCACCCCGGAGATGCTGCAGGAGTGGCTGGATGACACGACGGAGACGCTGCTGGTGGTGCACGTGCCGCGCTTCCGCATCGAGGACAGCTTCAGCGTCAAGGAGCAGCTGCAGGACATGGGCCTCGTCGACCTGTTCAACCCCGACAAGTCCCGGCTCCCAG GTATAATCGCAGAAGGCCGGAGCGACCTCTATGTCTCAGATGCATTCCATAAGGCCTTTCTTGAG GTCAATGAGGAAGGCAGTGAGGCAGCGGCAAGTACTGCCATTGGGATTGCTGGCCGTTCGCTGAACCCCAACAAGGTGACCTTCAAGGCCAACAGGCCCTTCCTCGTTCTTATAAGGGAAGTTGCTCTGAACACTATTATCTTCACGGGCAGAGTAGCCAACCCTTGTGATAACtga